The genomic region GATATGATAATATGACGATGATGTGGTGATATGACGAGTCAAGTTGTTCCCACAGGAAAATAACACACATGTGCAGACATATGCACAACACACATAAccacgtacatatatgcacattcacatctgtatatatacatgcaagTACCCCAGCAAACGAGTACCCACATAGAAGGGGCATGTTTCCCGCTTACTTGTTCTTCTCTAGAAGGCGCTTAATCAGAAAATTCTCGTGCACTTTTTTCACGTTATAGAGTGGCATATTTTTGAGCAAATAGTTAAACATGCTAACATTGTTGAGGTTGCATAAATTTAAGAATTCACAAGCCCTAGTTTGTAATTCCAAATCTGGATGGTTAATGCAACTATtgagtatttttttaatattgagCATAAGTGTATTATCATAAAAGACCATTTTCATCATTGCCATTAATATTACACATTTGGTATGGGAAGAGCCGAAAgcgaaatatttttctaaaatttttagCTGATCCTTCATGGGTATTTTGTCTTTAATCAAATATCCAAATGAACcaataatatatgaacataaatgaataagcaattctatttttataaaattatcgGACAGATATTTATAGCATTTCATAGCTGCATATATCTGTACCTTTTGCTCTCCTTTATTCTTACCACTACTCGGGCTACTACCTATATTGCTATTACTGCCGCTAGTGCCATTAATATCgttaatattactattaatattattattgttattactgatactgttactgttactgttaccGCTTTTGTTATTTCCGCTTTTGTTGTTTCCGCTACTATTAGCTGCACAACTGCTACTATCACCGGAAATTTCTCGCTTGAAGGATTTAaagtttttttcattttggaCAAAACCTGTAATAATTTGAACCAAACGGAACCATACCTCctgaaaaatatacttatgtgTAATCTCGATCATCTTATATATCACATCGAAATACCACGTAAGATCAGGCGAGAAATTTTCTGCAAGTAtggatatttttattattatttcgttTTGTATATAGGGATCGATATAAGGTAAATGATGAAGAAAAACATTAATTAACAATTTCCAATTGTTATGATTAcacatattaaaaagaatattaaatgTTTGTAGCTTTATAGTTATATCATCATTGTTTAGTAGATTTACTAAATGCATAACATGTGCTTCAagcattttataaatttttagattcatttttaattttgataaaCTATTTAGAATtacataattaatattagatTTCTTTGTATCAAATGAAGTTgttattaaacatataataatatctcTATTTCTATCCTCTATTTTGTCATCcaagaaattatataaatttgaacattcatatataattccatattctatatatatagcacttttttcatttctaaattcttcttttccttttttattatttaaataaaaattattttttgtaaaactttttctaaatatattcttactCCCACTCACATTGTAGTTAATACTGCTACTGTTCTGTTTCCTCAAGTGCACATTAAAATCATCGTTAATTTTTCCCTGCAACTTTTTATACGGCTTactaataattttgtataatatatcgTTAATATTGTTTATAGTTGTTTGGGATAAGTTATGAATGTCATACAACTGTATCATTTGTAGACAttttattagtaaaaatGGATATCTAAATTGACTATAATAAAATCCCTCatcaatttttaaattatcatcAAGTATTAAATacaatacatttaaaatgtaatgaaTGTATttgttgatatatttttttatttcataataattaacTTCTTCATAATTAAATGAACACTCAGATTCGATTTCTAAAATTTTGtccactttttttaaatcattatatacaaaattttgcTCATTTAGTAATGACgttgatttatattttttttttaaatcatctttaatatttaatgaaaaccGTTTACTACTTGAATTACTTGAATTATtactttctatttttaaatcatctttattaaataagtcATCACTTTCATCAttcatactttttttcttttcttctttttttctataataatataaagattcatatttttgaaaaactaatataattacatatattaaatttagaTATGCAAATACAttgaacatatttatttcgtTTAAATTTTGatctaaaaatttaaaaatttccaAATCATTTTTACTATCAAGTAGTAAGTCATGcctctttttatatatattagctAAACAGAGAAAAGCTTTCTTCCTAATATTtggtttatatatataattcgaTGTTACTATATGGAATATATcatcatataaattttctacTATAAGcccattaattttttgactAGCAAAATGTAAAGCTAAGAAATTTACTTTctcatcattattttttatatctaacTTTACAGTACTTACCATCATATTTaacatttcattattttcatttattagtAATGATAAAGCTGTGTAACCACAATACTTATCACTAAAGTTGTTACTACTTatcaattttattatgtcCAAATAGGATAACGATATCCCATACCCTAATATATGACAGTATATTAATTTCCATATATACTTCTTCCTCttataatttgttatattcttttcattaaatttcttttttatctttataatCTCTTGCAACACTTTCTTCTCCTCTTCCTCCCTGCACTTGCAGTTCCGTATATCGTCAATGAAACAGTATAGCCCCTTTATGTTGTGCTTGATCATTTTATCCCGTTACTTGTTTGATGGATGCCTCTGCTGCGGTTGCTTCCAGTGCGACTGTCTATACTTATGACTGTCTTTACCGTAACTATCCCTTCCTACTTTGTTATCCCTATGGCATTATCATCAACCTTCTTCCAACTACTCGTGGGGGCGGATGCGTTTATACATTTGCACATGTGCgcatataaatgaaatgaacaggcaaataatgcaaaatgggcaaaaaaggcaaaaaaggcaaaataggcaaaaaaagcaaaatggGCTAAAATTTCCTATCACATTTGTACGtgcacacacatacatatattcacgCAGagttacatatgtatgtatctaCTATACTGCGGAGGAGGCAACTCCAATATTCACAAAATCAATAAACTTTCAAATTCTTACAAAAAAGGGTCAACATGTACGACgtaaaggtaaaaaaaaaaaaaatatatatttactttgcACGCTTATGTAATttaaatacacaaatataaatacacacatatatatgtatacgcaCATGAATATTCTcgcataaatatacatacatgtaagCAAATGCTCGGAATAAGTCAGTAACGGATATAAACAGAAAACATTCTTTAAAGCAAAAcgttttaatataaaaaaaaataataaataaataaaaaaaaaaaaaaaaaaaatcatatcaaaaacatattattatatatcataacATATCATTAAAAATCATATCAAACCATATAATACCATAACATATCATACCATTACATGCAATAATTTGTGTGTGAAATAGTGtgttactatatatatattaatgtaaacGTGCGTTAAAGAAATTTGtcaagaagaaaataaaattaatcatGGATCTTTGacataataaaagaaaaacaaaaatatatatatatatatatatatatatcaaaatttttaccttttacgaataaaatatactcaTATGATCATATTTGTTCACatgtatacacacatacaaatatgaataatataccCTATAAGTACTCacacgtatatatttatactacgcaattacatatataaatacacggaaacacatatttatttgttaataatgACAGGAacaatatgtatttaatCTTCGTTTGTAAAAAGCGGATGCATCTACACCTTTTAGAACATGTAGcacaaaattatgaaaaaaaaaaaaaaacatgaaaatataaatatatatacaaataaataaataaaatataaacagaaaaaaaaatacattctCAAAATTCTTTCTATTTAACTGTGCTGCGAATGTATTTGTCAAATTAATTAgctttataaattatacatatattaaaaatatatatatacatttttgactataaaaaaagactGAACtcgttttaaaatttatcattttgcATAAGAGTGTATAAAAAGGATTACTCAAAAATTGCTattctaataataatttcgCACCAGTATGGTACTTCCTCAACATAATTATAGGAAAAACGTCAGTAATGAAGAATAAAcaacaaatacataaaacGAAGCAcaataaagcaaaatgaagtaaaatgaagcaaaatGAAGCAAAGTGAAGCACAATTAAGCAAAGTGAAgagcaaaaaaattatctttttatattatgtttttttcattgttcaTTTTATGGCATCCTGTTTTTAAACGTAGGTTAACAataatgtacataaaataattttcatttcgCTTTAATCGTAAGTAAACACGTATAAACAATACTTCACTTCCTAtagcataatatattttcatttatagcaaataagaaagaaaaaaaaaagaaaaaaaggacgCTGTAAAACATAGGCAAATTCTTTCATAAacagttataaaaaaagattttactatttagtttcatttatttttattttattcctttttattttattcctttttattttattccttttgtttttattccttttgtttttattccttttgtttttattccttttgtttttattccttttgtttttattccttttgtttttattccttttgtttttattccttttgtttttattcctttttattttattcttttttatattattccattttattttattccattttattttattccattttattttattccattttattttactccattttattttattccattttattttactcctttttattttatccctttttattttattcctttttattttattcttttttttctttttttttttttcttgtagaattaatttttcagtTCATCCCATTTTAAA from Plasmodium malariae genome assembly, chromosome: 11 harbors:
- the PmUG01_11046100 gene encoding AP-2 complex subunit alpha, putative, whose product is MIKHNIKGLYCFIDDIRNCKCREEEEKKVLQEIIKIKKKFNEKNITNYKRKKYIWKLIYCHILGYGISLSYLDIIKLISSNNFSDKYCGYTALSLLINENNEMLNMMVSTVKLDIKNNDEKVNFLALHFASQKINGLIVENLYDDIFHIVTSNYIYKPNIRKKAFLCLANIYKKRHDLLLDSKNDLEIFKFLDQNLNEINMFNVFAYLNLIYVIILVFQKYESLYYYRKKEEKKKSMNDESDDLFNKDDLKIESNNSSNSSSKRFSLNIKDDLKKKYKSTSLLNEQNFVYNDLKKVDKILEIESECSFNYEEVNYYEIKKYINKYIHYILNVLYLILDDNLKIDEGFYYSQFRYPFLLIKCLQMIQLYDIHNLSQTTINNINDILYKIISKPYKKLQGKINDDFNVHLRKQNSSSINYNVSGSKNIFRKSFTKNNFYLNNKKGKEEFRNEKSAIYIEYGIIYECSNLYNFLDDKIEDRNRDIIICLITTSFDTKKSNINYVILNSLSKLKMNLKIYKMLEAHVMHLVNLLNNDDITIKLQTFNILFNMCNHNNWKLLINVFLHHLPYIDPYIQNEIIIKISILAENFSPDLTWYFDVIYKMIEITHKYIFQEVWFRLVQIITGFVQNEKNFKSFKREISGDSSSCAANSSGNNKSGNNKSGNSNSNSISNNNNNINSNINDINGTSGSNSNIGSSPSSGKNKGEQKVQIYAAMKCYKYLSDNFIKIELLIHLCSYIIGSFGYLIKDKIPMKDQLKILEKYFAFGSSHTKCVILMAMMKMVFYDNTLMLNIKKILNSCINHPDLELQTRACEFLNLCNLNNVSMFNYLLKNMPLYNVKKVHENFLIKRLLEKNKHTVIDFNEKENFLKFEKQHRDRNNRAWKYEKNYKDNEEDDNDNESASDDYSNNKFSYDSSEENYNKKKVRKGSNASSYNSKKSSSISSHNSKYSSENTDDNEKLFKILCLQKANNINDLWFNACLLDKSLFFKNNIISILVKQKYQENKAVLNFYIKNISKAVVNLSSINIEDCEQMSIKEQKSANNEKIDSHSVYIYKIIITISDIFYNIPSIYFNIITPMSSNASFSVKLPILITRFIRENKMNEATFKIYWKALTQVHNEDIIMGVPKFSKKYFLNYLINAFNFYILKIGSMLCASGYIHFPVTNNENKILILVKIRHEVKGCQISVVSSIKHLNNYLNKIFEIYLIKNK